A region from the Crocosphaera sp. UHCC 0190 genome encodes:
- a CDS encoding acetyltransferase, with protein sequence MFLQHKPSGDIIEVLNIDHLYDPCQRTILGRFHCGEEMQDPEPFGKSELTFPSGEPLPHCWVEPDYRLQAA encoded by the coding sequence ATGTTTTTACAACATAAACCCAGTGGTGATATCATCGAAGTCCTTAACATCGATCATCTTTATGATCCTTGTCAAAGGACAATTTTAGGACGGTTTCACTGTGGAGAAGAAATGCAAGATCCCGAACCTTTCGGAAAATCAGAGTTAACATTTCCTTCTGGTGAACCCCTTCCCCATTGTTGGGTTGAACCCGATTATCGCTTACAAGCTGCTTAA
- a CDS encoding class I SAM-dependent methyltransferase, which yields MSQQETYKVWEKAELSKSFLEGVRGAIPLAAEQIEIILRLINLTQSQVDKFLDLGCGNGILGKAIYSDFPQAKGCFLDLSEPMIKAAKNNLSEQQESTFIIADFGQKDWINLIDKTVKFDVIVSGFAIHHLPDNRKREIYEEIYQLLKPGGLFLNLEHVSSVSPLGEKAFNDLFVDSLYAFHQQQGSQNSPQEIEAEYYNRPDKSANILTLVETQCQWLREIGFVEVDCFMKIFEIALFGGIRPH from the coding sequence ATGTCGCAACAAGAAACTTATAAGGTGTGGGAAAAAGCGGAACTCTCTAAAAGCTTTTTGGAAGGAGTTAGAGGCGCAATTCCGTTGGCAGCAGAACAAATTGAAATAATACTAAGATTAATTAATTTAACTCAATCTCAGGTTGATAAGTTTCTTGATTTAGGTTGTGGTAATGGTATTTTAGGGAAAGCTATCTATTCAGATTTTCCTCAAGCAAAAGGCTGCTTTTTAGATCTCTCAGAACCCATGATTAAAGCAGCAAAAAATAATTTGAGTGAGCAACAAGAATCAACTTTTATCATAGCTGATTTTGGACAAAAAGATTGGATTAATTTGATTGATAAAACAGTTAAATTTGATGTCATTGTTTCAGGTTTTGCCATTCATCATCTACCAGATAATCGTAAAAGAGAAATTTATGAAGAAATCTATCAACTCCTGAAACCAGGGGGATTATTTTTGAATTTAGAACACGTTTCTTCAGTTTCTCCTTTAGGGGAAAAAGCGTTTAATGATCTTTTCGTTGATTCTCTTTATGCTTTCCATCAACAACAAGGTTCACAAAATTCTCCTCAAGAAATTGAGGCAGAATATTATAATCGTCCTGATAAATCAGCTAATATTTTAACTTTGGTGGAAACTCAATGTCAGTGGTTAAGAGAAATTGGATTTGTTGAAGTTGACTGTTTTATGAAGATTTTTGAAATTGCTCTATTTGGGGGTATTCGTCCTCATTAA
- a CDS encoding ferritin-like domain-containing protein — protein MTVSYPHKLYNGMNARDILKRVVSDREIHLITLNRYRYNEQRSCKDLTDVIEKLNGQPKDLVQELSRHVCDESRHAMWLTDLLVDLGADIGTPPGMSYIDEFERLLDQDSYVNENQREEAIIAALAAINVTEKRGCEYFSAHIHALKEAPQTEENIKIRETLEKIFPEEAGHVRWGNRWLKKIAQKSSETQQKVEQAKRKYTAIEQAAYEAGMDIMAGAELRRLNHLVDIANTLPLWERPQYLMQYLPQTLLDPQLQKTRLQAAQRAWNRNPQDFVEKFVPMFLNGLNQPQSVKTKS, from the coding sequence ATGACAGTTTCCTATCCTCACAAACTCTACAATGGGATGAACGCCCGCGATATCTTAAAAAGAGTCGTCAGTGATCGTGAAATTCATCTGATTACCCTCAACCGCTATCGTTATAATGAACAACGTAGCTGTAAAGACCTTACCGATGTTATTGAAAAACTCAATGGTCAACCCAAAGATTTAGTCCAAGAGTTGTCCCGTCATGTTTGCGATGAGTCCCGCCATGCCATGTGGTTAACCGACTTATTAGTAGACTTGGGGGCGGATATTGGTACGCCTCCTGGAATGTCTTATATTGATGAATTTGAACGCTTATTAGACCAAGATTCCTACGTTAATGAAAATCAGAGGGAAGAAGCCATTATTGCTGCTTTAGCTGCCATTAATGTGACAGAAAAACGGGGTTGTGAATATTTTTCTGCCCATATTCATGCCTTGAAAGAAGCCCCCCAAACGGAAGAAAATATCAAGATTCGAGAAACCTTAGAAAAGATTTTCCCTGAAGAAGCGGGCCATGTCCGTTGGGGAAATCGTTGGTTAAAGAAAATTGCCCAGAAAAGTTCAGAAACTCAACAAAAAGTTGAGCAAGCGAAACGTAAATATACTGCCATTGAACAAGCGGCCTATGAAGCGGGAATGGATATTATGGCCGGGGCCGAATTACGTCGATTAAACCATCTTGTAGACATTGCCAACACCTTACCGCTATGGGAAAGACCGCAATATTTAATGCAATATCTTCCCCAAACCTTACTTGATCCTCAATTGCAAAAAACCCGTCTACAGGCAGCACAACGAGCTTGGAACCGCAATCCCCAGGACTTTGTTGAAAAGTTTGTGCCAATGTTTTTAAATGGGTTAAATCAGCCTCAATCTGTGAAAACCAAATCTTAG
- a CDS encoding chlorophyll a/b-binding protein codes for MKSNNQNEGKFGFTGYAENWNGRLAMIGFVSALIVELVTGQGVLHFWGIL; via the coding sequence ATGAAAAGCAACAACCAAAACGAAGGAAAATTCGGCTTTACAGGCTACGCTGAAAACTGGAATGGTCGCCTGGCCATGATTGGCTTTGTCTCTGCTTTAATTGTGGAATTAGTAACAGGTCAAGGGGTACTCCATTTTTGGGGAATTCTGTAA
- a CDS encoding DUF427 domain-containing protein, whose translation MAKAIWNGVILAESDQGEIVEGNYYFPPESINQTYFKSSETHTTCSWKGVASYYTIEVNGQENKDAAWYYPDPKEKAKNIQGYVAFWRGVKVDK comes from the coding sequence ATGGCAAAAGCAATTTGGAACGGTGTTATCTTAGCAGAAAGTGATCAAGGTGAAATTGTAGAGGGAAATTATTATTTTCCCCCTGAGTCCATTAATCAAACCTATTTTAAATCCAGCGAAACTCATACCACTTGTTCCTGGAAAGGAGTCGCCAGTTATTACACCATTGAAGTCAATGGACAAGAAAATAAAGATGCCGCCTGGTATTATCCCGATCCTAAAGAAAAAGCCAAAAATATTCAAGGATATGTTGCTTTTTGGCGAGGGGTTAAAGTTGATAAGTAA
- the crtE gene encoding geranylgeranyl diphosphate synthase CrtE has protein sequence MVMTSENRVAQSEASSFDLASYLDEKKQLVEAALDASLPISRPEKIYEAMRYSLLAGGKRLRPILCLTTCDLMGGTTEMALPTACALEMIHTMSLIHDDLPAMDNDDYRRGKLTNHKVYGEDIAILAGDGLLSYAFEHVATQTRNVDLPNLVDVIARLGRTVGAAGLVGGQVLDLESEGKSDVTVETLKSIHIHKTGALLETSVVSGAILAGASADDVQRLSQYAQNIGLAFQIVDDILDVTATLEELGKTAGKDERAQKATYPSIWGIEESQKQAQTLVDEAIAQLTPYGDKAAPLAAIAHFIVTRKN, from the coding sequence ATGGTTATGACAAGCGAAAACCGTGTGGCGCAATCAGAAGCATCCAGTTTCGACCTCGCGTCCTATCTCGATGAAAAAAAACAGTTAGTTGAAGCAGCACTCGACGCATCTCTTCCCATTAGTCGTCCCGAAAAAATCTATGAGGCCATGCGTTATTCTCTCTTAGCCGGTGGTAAAAGGCTTCGTCCTATTCTTTGTCTAACCACCTGTGATCTCATGGGGGGAACAACTGAGATGGCACTTCCTACGGCCTGTGCTTTGGAAATGATTCACACCATGTCTTTAATTCATGATGATCTCCCCGCCATGGATAATGATGATTATCGACGGGGAAAATTGACGAATCACAAAGTTTATGGGGAAGATATCGCTATTTTGGCCGGAGATGGCCTATTATCCTACGCCTTTGAACACGTTGCCACCCAAACCCGTAATGTAGATTTGCCTAACCTGGTTGACGTAATTGCTCGTTTAGGGCGTACCGTCGGGGCCGCTGGGTTAGTGGGGGGTCAAGTCTTAGATCTCGAATCTGAAGGGAAATCAGATGTTACAGTTGAGACATTAAAATCAATTCATATTCATAAAACCGGAGCTTTATTAGAGACTTCTGTGGTGTCTGGAGCAATTTTAGCAGGTGCTTCTGCTGATGATGTCCAACGGTTATCCCAGTACGCCCAGAATATCGGTTTGGCTTTTCAAATTGTGGATGATATTTTAGATGTCACGGCAACCTTAGAAGAGCTTGGTAAAACCGCAGGGAAAGATGAACGGGCGCAAAAAGCCACCTATCCTAGTATTTGGGGCATCGAAGAATCTCAAAAACAAGCCCAAACCCTAGTTGATGAAGCGATCGCTCAATTGACTCCTTATGGGGATAAAGCAGCCCCCTTAGCGGCGATCGCCCACTTTATTGTTACCCGCAAAAACTAA
- a CDS encoding ketosteroid isomerase family protein, whose protein sequence is MTVLEQTQIEGITEPVIERYFQTLNSGEYNQTARLFAAEGVLHPPFESPLVGQDAIAIYLQTEAKGMKLHPRQGKVETIEKEHIQARITGKVQTPLFGVNVAWTFVLNPVQEIISVEVKLLASLSELAGLQR, encoded by the coding sequence ATGACTGTACTTGAACAAACTCAAATAGAAGGCATCACTGAACCCGTAATTGAACGTTATTTTCAGACACTAAACTCAGGAGAATATAACCAAACAGCTAGATTATTTGCTGCTGAAGGTGTTTTACATCCTCCTTTTGAGTCTCCTCTGGTGGGACAAGACGCGATCGCAATTTATTTACAAACAGAAGCCAAGGGGATGAAACTCCACCCCCGTCAAGGTAAGGTCGAAACCATAGAAAAGGAACACATCCAAGCTAGAATTACAGGAAAGGTACAAACCCCCCTATTCGGCGTTAATGTGGCCTGGACATTTGTTCTTAACCCTGTTCAAGAAATTATTTCCGTTGAAGTTAAGCTCTTAGCTTCTTTAAGTGAATTAGCTGGTTTGCAACGTTAA
- a CDS encoding orange carotenoid protein N-terminal domain-containing protein — MAYTATNPATILNNQAVDVTSVTARFQRLSTDDKLGLLWVAYTEIGRSITPAATGAARLQFAEGILNQVKQMSQDEQLKFMRDLANKVSTPITRAYGTLTNNTKLAFWYQLAELMESGVVIPVPPYYQLTQEANAALVAIQSLDFNQQITVLRNAVVDMGVDPLA, encoded by the coding sequence ATGGCTTACACAGCAACCAATCCAGCTACAATTCTAAACAACCAAGCTGTTGACGTTACCTCTGTAACAGCAAGATTTCAACGTCTCAGCACCGACGACAAACTCGGTTTGCTCTGGGTTGCCTACACAGAAATTGGACGTTCTATCACCCCTGCCGCTACTGGTGCAGCCCGTTTACAATTTGCTGAAGGGATTCTCAACCAAGTCAAACAAATGTCCCAAGACGAGCAACTGAAGTTTATGCGGGATTTGGCTAATAAAGTAAGCACCCCCATCACCCGTGCTTATGGAACCCTCACCAACAATACCAAATTAGCTTTCTGGTATCAACTAGCTGAACTTATGGAATCTGGTGTTGTCATTCCTGTCCCTCCCTACTATCAGTTGACCCAAGAAGCAAATGCTGCGTTAGTAGCGATTCAAAGCCTAGATTTTAATCAACAAATTACTGTCTTACGCAACGCCGTGGTTGATATGGGAGTTGATCCCCTGGCGTAA
- a CDS encoding type II secretion system protein: MFPLNRLSLAYFLRLDNKFQQGFTLLELLITVIIIGILSSISIPAYVAIVDKFHYGEAKIHMGCLKRELEGVRLEKGYFPPDVGNNNVPVGTECFIKNETNLVPYNSKYDYENWTASGGCLIQISFFGKNKKRDQPGNSILFTEPGFHEYKLNNGDDLILSLGIQPKEFCSP, translated from the coding sequence ATGTTCCCACTTAATCGATTATCTCTTGCTTATTTCTTGAGACTTGATAATAAGTTTCAACAAGGATTTACTTTGCTTGAATTACTCATTACCGTCATTATTATTGGCATCTTATCATCTATTTCAATCCCTGCTTATGTGGCAATAGTGGATAAGTTTCATTATGGCGAAGCAAAAATTCACATGGGATGTTTAAAAAGGGAATTAGAAGGAGTTAGGCTAGAGAAAGGTTATTTTCCTCCAGATGTAGGCAATAATAATGTTCCAGTCGGAACAGAATGCTTTATCAAAAATGAGACAAACTTAGTGCCTTATAATTCTAAATATGACTATGAAAATTGGACTGCTTCTGGAGGCTGTTTAATTCAAATTAGTTTTTTCGGTAAGAATAAAAAGAGAGATCAGCCGGGAAACAGCATTCTTTTTACAGAGCCAGGTTTTCATGAATACAAGTTAAATAATGGGGATGATTTAATTTTAAGTTTAGGTATTCAACCCAAAGAATTTTGTAGTCCTTAA
- a CDS encoding divergent PAP2 family protein, whose protein sequence is MQDVETILQNKILLASLIACFSAQGLKVIIELIRHRKINFRFFMSTGGMPSSHSALVGALATGVGLTKGWESAEFAIASLFAVIVMYDAAGVRQAAGKQARILNQLLDEFLHDAHHLNAEERLKELLGHTPFQVLVGLAWGIGISVLAFPVL, encoded by the coding sequence ATGCAGGATGTTGAAACAATTCTTCAAAACAAAATACTCTTAGCTTCCTTAATCGCTTGTTTTTCGGCTCAGGGGTTAAAAGTGATTATTGAATTGATTCGTCATCGAAAAATCAATTTTCGCTTTTTCATGAGTACAGGGGGAATGCCTAGCTCCCACTCAGCTTTAGTGGGTGCCTTAGCTACAGGTGTCGGCCTTACCAAAGGTTGGGAAAGTGCGGAATTTGCGATCGCCTCTTTATTTGCCGTCATTGTCATGTACGATGCGGCAGGAGTCCGTCAAGCAGCCGGGAAACAAGCACGTATTCTGAACCAATTACTCGATGAGTTTCTTCACGACGCTCATCATCTTAATGCGGAAGAACGGTTAAAAGAGTTGCTGGGACATACGCCTTTTCAAGTTTTGGTTGGCTTAGCTTGGGGAATAGGGATTTCTGTCTTAGCCTTCCCCGTGTTGTAA
- the dps gene encoding DNA starvation/stationary phase protection protein Dps: protein MATAQVTKPQAKDRLYPTRIDIAADVRQEIIAILSQTLATSLDLKTQAKQAHWNVKGLDFYQLHELFDTLAGELEGYVDMVAERITALGGTAMGTARIAASESLIAEYPYDIVDGVQHITALADRYATYGAHLREAIAKTDELGDADTADLYTEISRDIDKRLWFLEAHLIKQ, encoded by the coding sequence ATGGCAACAGCACAAGTCACGAAACCCCAAGCAAAAGACCGTTTATACCCCACTCGTATCGATATTGCTGCGGATGTACGTCAAGAAATTATTGCTATCCTTAGTCAAACCCTAGCTACCAGTTTGGATCTCAAAACCCAAGCTAAACAAGCCCATTGGAATGTCAAAGGACTCGATTTTTACCAATTACATGAGCTTTTTGATACCCTGGCCGGTGAATTAGAAGGCTATGTGGATATGGTAGCGGAAAGAATTACTGCCTTGGGAGGGACAGCGATGGGAACTGCAAGAATTGCGGCATCTGAGTCCTTAATTGCCGAATATCCCTATGATATCGTGGATGGTGTCCAACATATCACCGCCTTAGCTGATCGTTATGCTACCTATGGGGCCCATCTTCGTGAAGCCATTGCTAAAACTGATGAATTAGGGGATGCTGATACGGCTGATCTTTATACAGAGATTTCCCGTGATATTGACAAACGATTATGGTTCTTAGAAGCTCATCTGATTAAGCAATAG
- a CDS encoding YggT family protein gives MNENPHNDSTTHSEDHIERQQEIQLQEEELRLRQEERRINNVRRTVMINRLLRGMFFLVAALESLLALRFILKLAGANPDNLFAQVIYGWSNPFIYPFNNLFGEPAVSGNIIEFNTIAAMIIYGLLGTLGTRLVEIIGDR, from the coding sequence ATGAATGAAAATCCTCACAATGATTCAACAACCCATTCTGAAGATCACATCGAACGTCAACAAGAAATTCAATTACAAGAAGAAGAATTAAGATTACGACAAGAAGAACGTCGTATCAACAATGTCCGTCGTACGGTCATGATCAATCGCTTGCTTCGAGGAATGTTTTTCTTGGTGGCAGCCCTAGAAAGTTTATTGGCTCTCCGTTTCATTTTAAAGCTTGCTGGAGCCAACCCAGACAATTTATTTGCTCAAGTTATTTATGGTTGGTCAAATCCCTTTATTTACCCCTTTAACAACCTGTTCGGAGAACCCGCAGTGAGTGGCAACATCATTGAATTTAACACCATTGCTGCCATGATTATTTATGGACTGTTAGGAACTTTAGGCACAAGATTGGTGGAGATTATCGGCGATCGTTAA
- the rpoD gene encoding RNA polymerase sigma factor RpoD: protein MKEQEENGMTQANDLLTLNEPQMDVAFFIDEDIDDVTDDVLDEAMTEPEGKKTRKISASRRRDPSKKKPYTEDSIRVYLQEIGRIRLLRAEEEIELARKIADLLKLERIREALWEELDKEPTETEWGKRIFQWETSEEMLRAQSSKEPKWSEITASLKKPEILADLEKSWNLALKSYLPKFKRRLYLGRKAKDKMVHSNLRLVVSIAKKYMNRGLSFQDLIQEGSLGLIRAAEKFDHEKGYKFSTYATWWIRQAITRAIADQSRTIRLPVHLYETISRIKKTTKILSQEMRRKPTEEEIATRMEMTIEKLRFIAKSAQLPISLETPIGKEEDSRLGDFIEADGETPEDEVSKNLLREDLENVLDTLSPRERDVLRLRYGLDDGRMKTLEEIGQIFNVTRERIRQIEAKALRKLRHPNRNSILKEYIR, encoded by the coding sequence CTGAAGGAGCAAGAGGAAAACGGCATGACGCAGGCTAATGACCTACTAACCCTGAATGAGCCTCAGATGGATGTAGCGTTCTTTATTGATGAAGACATAGATGACGTAACTGATGACGTACTCGATGAGGCAATGACTGAACCGGAAGGAAAAAAAACCCGAAAGATCAGTGCTTCTCGTCGTCGAGATCCTAGTAAGAAAAAGCCTTACACTGAGGATTCAATTCGGGTCTATCTGCAAGAAATAGGTCGTATTCGACTCTTGCGCGCTGAAGAAGAAATTGAACTGGCCCGGAAAATCGCCGATTTACTGAAGTTAGAGCGCATCAGGGAAGCTCTCTGGGAGGAACTGGACAAGGAGCCAACGGAGACAGAATGGGGCAAACGAATCTTTCAGTGGGAAACCTCTGAGGAAATGCTCCGCGCTCAGTCGTCAAAAGAGCCTAAATGGTCTGAAATTACCGCTAGTCTCAAAAAACCAGAGATTCTCGCTGATTTGGAGAAATCCTGGAACTTAGCCTTGAAGTCTTATCTGCCTAAGTTTAAGCGTCGTCTTTATTTGGGCCGCAAAGCTAAGGATAAGATGGTTCATTCTAACCTTCGTTTGGTGGTTTCTATCGCCAAAAAATACATGAATCGAGGTCTGTCTTTCCAGGATTTAATTCAAGAGGGTTCTCTCGGATTAATTCGGGCAGCAGAAAAATTCGATCATGAAAAGGGTTATAAGTTCTCAACTTATGCCACTTGGTGGATTCGTCAGGCAATTACCAGGGCGATCGCTGATCAGTCTCGGACAATTCGTCTTCCGGTTCATCTTTACGAGACTATTTCCCGCATTAAGAAAACGACAAAGATTCTTTCTCAGGAAATGCGTCGTAAACCCACGGAGGAAGAGATTGCTACCCGCATGGAAATGACCATCGAAAAGTTACGGTTCATCGCTAAATCGGCTCAATTACCTATCTCGTTAGAAACCCCCATCGGGAAAGAAGAAGATTCCCGTTTGGGGGATTTTATTGAAGCGGATGGAGAAACCCCAGAAGATGAAGTCTCTAAAAATCTCCTACGGGAAGACCTAGAGAATGTGCTGGACACTTTGAGTCCGAGGGAACGGGATGTCTTACGGTTACGCTATGGCTTAGATGATGGACGGATGAAAACCCTAGAGGAAATCGGGCAGATTTTCAATGTTACCCGTGAGCGTATTCGGCAAATTGAAGCCAAAGCTCTCCGAAAATTACGTCATCCCAATCGTAATAGTATTCTCAAGGAATATATTCGGTAA
- a CDS encoding tetratricopeptide repeat protein: MMGWILTLLTILGIWTAAIPAGFAQEATIPPITEEQLQQGEEIAKKAIEATEKGDFAQAETYWTQLVDQFPSNPAVWSNRGNARVSQNKLEEAIADFNHSIELAPDAPDPYLNRGTALEGQGQYLAAIADYNRVLELNPDDPMAYNNRGNAEAGQGDWTQALIDYQKAAEIAPNFAFARANAALTSYQLGKTGEAITEMRNLVRKYPMFPDMRAALTAVLWDMGQQGEAESHWVAAMGMDNRYQDLDWVKNIRRWPPQMVAALDKFLNLK; this comes from the coding sequence ATGATGGGTTGGATTTTAACTTTACTGACTATTTTAGGAATTTGGACGGCAGCTATCCCCGCAGGATTTGCCCAAGAAGCGACGATTCCCCCCATTACGGAGGAACAGTTACAACAGGGGGAAGAAATCGCTAAAAAAGCCATAGAAGCCACGGAAAAAGGAGATTTTGCCCAAGCTGAAACCTATTGGACTCAATTAGTAGACCAGTTTCCCAGTAATCCGGCAGTCTGGAGTAATCGGGGGAATGCTCGTGTCAGTCAAAATAAGTTAGAGGAGGCGATCGCCGATTTTAACCATTCGATTGAATTGGCCCCAGATGCACCAGATCCTTATCTTAATCGAGGGACAGCTTTGGAGGGCCAGGGACAATATTTAGCGGCGATCGCGGATTATAATCGGGTTTTAGAACTTAATCCCGATGATCCCATGGCCTACAATAATCGGGGTAATGCGGAAGCTGGCCAGGGAGATTGGACACAAGCGTTAATTGATTATCAAAAAGCGGCAGAAATTGCCCCAAATTTTGCCTTTGCTCGTGCTAATGCGGCCCTTACTTCTTATCAGTTAGGGAAAACCGGAGAAGCGATCACCGAAATGCGGAATTTGGTTCGCAAGTATCCGATGTTTCCTGATATGCGGGCCGCTTTAACTGCGGTGTTGTGGGATATGGGACAACAGGGAGAAGCGGAAAGTCATTGGGTAGCAGCGATGGGTATGGATAACCGTTATCAAGATTTAGATTGGGTTAAAAATATTCGTCGCTGGCCACCGCAAATGGTTGCTGCTTTGGATAAGTTTTTAAACTTGAAATAA